The sequence acaaaaatgtctactcaaAACATAGCAATCATGTATCAGGGACTTTTTTTAATAACTAAGCATAATAATATAACAGCATTatgcttggttttttaaaaaaatcatgaataTTTGACAGCCgttaagttttatttttaaaaattgcatttggggagaagaggggaaggaggagggggcagggaggaggatAGAGAGACCAATCATTGAGAAGTGGCCtgtagagagggagggaaagagagggcagggcagaggagggaaaactgaaaggAAAATTCTACATGATTGAAAGAGCTGACTCAAAACCGCATTGAGAAATAagtgcagggtggataaaaatcaatgattttttaaaaaaataaaaaaatcgggatttttttttatttaaatcggatttttttatttaaatcggattttttttatttaaattggatttttttaaataaaatgctttttgaggaaaatatattaccatccaaaggttattccatcatgaaataaatattagtttttaattatgtagaataaggctgtatgtcatgctcttccagaggtttttgtaagattattcggcagtttctctgcctacaagatattatcacagatgcttggttttgcagttctcaaaactgaatttgtgtcagcaacgcagagatcacatgcctcttcttcacagcaaaaatgttataacataaacagagttgagaaaaagaccttaatcctattgttctacaaacctatgaagacagaatcaaccccttcagtgctaagtttcaagaagttcagtgaatagaaacaatctttttctgatggtttggagtggaatagatctgcacaagaagaaactaagtgtgaggagggaggggcaagcagtacaaaatgaaagtgaaactttttgagcacaatactgcacaagtctttggatcttttgtgtgtatgacctgaggtttatcacattctttccttggaggaaaaaacctataatggcagcaggccgtaaaagacaCCCAGTTtggggaatactttaatgaagttcctttacctattggtaaggcaggcatctacttgcatattaaagttataccagcaagaattagtctttatgtagaaaactatgatttaaatcaagccttaatgactagtgatttaaatcgtgatttaaatcagtttgatttaaatcaaatccaccctgaatAAGTGCATGTAGAAAATGCAAAGAGAAATCTTGAAAATGCcgcactgaaatctgaagggggagttaagtatgtggaattcagaagaaacccTAAAACAGTATAGAGCTAGAACCAGCAAAAATtgcccatgcagaaaaggcctttATGTTTAGTGTTCCATTGCGATTTGAAAtaaggccttttctgtggtgatgTGCCTGTTGTGGAATGCCTATCCTGGAACTGCTTATATCTCTGCCCTCGCCCTTTACTGAATTTTTGGTACCATGTTAAAGCTGTTATATTTACCTTAGCTTTTGCCTATTGATGGTTTTTTACTTACTGTTGCTACTTTTATTCCTCTTACCAGCTTTTATTGTTGCTTTACTGTAAttttattgggttggatccagaggtAACGTACTGGCTTTCTGCCAGTACAAGAAGACTTCCGTTGGCAGAATGCCACCCCTAGTGAAGCAGAACTTTTTGATCCAAaccattatatttttatttgctATTGGAATCCATCTTGAAATTTTGGAATAGAAAGACAAGTAAAAGAATGGAAGTTTAGGTAGGGTGGAGTATAGGGAGCCACTGGCAGTAGGAAAGGCCTGAGGAATAGGAGGACACAAAGAGTAGAGAAGGCTTGCTAGAGAGGCCATGGTTAAGGATTACCCTTTATGGCCAACATCTAGATGCTGTTTCAGACACACTGGGTTGTTGCTTCTATTGTAGGCAAGCTCTTTGATTACAGTAGATTCTGTACAGTTTGAATGAATTTTTCCACATGATAGTGTGGGGAAATTCATATAGATTACATGATCAGCCCAGTTTGCCGTATAAAGCAAAGCACTAAATTGCTGGAGACATTGCattagaggagaggggagggattaTGTTGATCCTCCAACTACGTAGTTGAAGGTAGGTGAATTTTGATTCTTTTATGACTAGCGTACCACACAAAGCCTGCTGCCATTTCTAGCCACTCGGGTTTGTTCCTTAGAAACACCAGCTTCGTGACGGAGTCATTTTAAtagccttttttgttttttcactGAGTTCTGTTATGTTCATATCTGTTCCTTGATTTCTCTTTTAGATCTTTCATCATGAGTGTGGATTGGATTGGTGTTGCTTATGGTGCAGTTGTGGGTCTTGGAGGTGCCATAGGATATATTCGCAAAGGTAAATCCTGTGAAATGCAGAAAAATGAGATTGTCTTGTACATTCTCTCCAAGGGCCCCAGGACAGCATGCATGATTTTCTATTTTCTCCCATccctttattttcacaacagcatTGAGATATCAGGTTAAGCTAAGATTGTGGTTCTTTTCACATTGGGACTTTAAATTGTTTTAGCACCGTCTCTCCTTCCCATGTTTGTGCAACTTTCACACTTGAAAGGTGGTCATGGGATGCAGAACTAAAGATTGTCTGCGTTTTCcctgattccccccgccccccatgaagataccacaagttttgttttgAAGCTGCAGGCGAGTCATGGCTGGCTCGAACCTTGTCAGTGTGAAAGCACATACTCCTGTATGGCTTCTCTGCTCCCCCCTATCCTTCATCCCAGGAGCTGCTTGGTCCATGAGGAATTGACCTCACCCGCCCTCCAGACCTCCTCAACcactttttctgccatttttttttgtttctgaataGGACAATGTTGCAGCATCATAATGTTAACTTGAAATTTTAAATTATCACGCTTCCGATAACAGCGGGACTCCCagtgagagtgggggggggattaaTGTGTTGGTAGGAGCAACGTTGTAGCATTACTGTATTGGGGAATCAAAGGTTTTGTTAAGAATCCCCAATGTTGCTGCACATTGTACACATCGGCTTACTGCCATAAGCCTATCCTTCCAAGGTGGGGTCGGGACATTCATAATTTTAACCCAAATGGCGTTTGGTAGAACAACAGCCGGCTGCATTTGTACAAAGGAAAATTGCCCTTCCCCCACTCTGAAACTGGTCACATGACAGGGTAATCTGTGCAGTAACAGTATATTGTGCTGGCATCTTTCCCACCAAAATTTGTAGGCCAATCACTGTTTTTTCAATTTAGGTGGGATTATTTCCTTCCAATAAAGGATTGATTGGCATGAGGGGGAGGGATCCTGATGGGCAGATGATATCAGGTGAGGTATCGTCACAACGTTGCTACACATgcgcagaattttttttttttaaaaagggggtgaTTTGTGCTGCGAGGCCCATAAAGCCTGAAACTGAACTGAGGCTtctgaaatgaaaaaagatacGCAAAATCAAAGTTGCCcaacagtgtgaaatgaacaggtgcgaTGCTGACTTCACTGCAATCGGGGTGACTGCTCATCAACAGCAGTTTAAGCCATGAATGTGAAAAGTACCTGTAACTAGCCCAGAGTGTTGCCTTGACCATTCTGCCTCTATTTTGTGCCCCTAGTCTCTTAACTCGCTTCAGTCCATGACCAACCCACTTGTCCTGTGCTTTGCTTACCCTTGCCTAAATAGTTTTTTTACCTAAAGAATGAGGTGATCCTCAGTCAGAGGGTGGGTGTGGAAGACAAAGGATATTGGATTGGttaggagaaggaggcaggagtGGACTGTGTTTGTAAGACTGAATATCAATCATGGAATATAAGGGCTGGCTTATTCAGCCACTGTAGCACAAAAGCAGATAACTGGATTAGGTGTATTCAACTATGTGGCCATTATTCTTTTCTGTGCAATCAAAGTACAGTGCTCTGTTGTATGGTCCAGATCTAGCCTATCAGAAGGGACATCTGGAGATCTCAAGCCTGTGGCTGAAAGAGGGCGTTCTTGGTGATGCCCTAATGCTTTCTGGATCCCCTTATTTGAAAAACTTCCTGCTTTGAAAACACTTCTCAGTCTTCCAGTTAACATTCTACTACACTTTGTCTGCATCTTCATTCCAGCCTTGCATTGGAACCCTGACAGTTTGTCAAAACCATCTTTAAAATAGAGTGGTAGTTGAAGTCCAGGCTTGGGCAGTTATTCTTCCTAGTTGGGTGCTAACCGCTTCTGCTAGGAAAGGGAGTGACCTCATAGGAGATGGAGGCTTGGGTCTCTTGTGTGGCTCTGAGTCCCTATTGGGAAATAGGCTTATTCATATAAAGACACATGTAGAGACCACATACCATAACAAGAGGCCAACCAGTGACAGAATGAAGTTTGAATCTAGGACCCTCAGTCTTCTTCCTGCACTGTAACCATTATGCCTCACTGGGTGTCATAATTTTCAGCGCCTTCTATGACTGTGACCCAGTGTTACTTCATAGTTTGCACAACTATATTGTGGTTAGAGGTATTGGGATATGAAATGTTTGTAAGCTGTTTGATGGAATACAGTGAAGTGTACATTTATTAGATAAATGAAACTTCCATTTATCTTCTTTTTTAAGAAAAACAGCTGGACAGGGTGAGTTCATTGTGACAGTCTTGCTGTGACAGAGAATTTAAATAGTCACTTCAATAAACTGATTTCCATGATGATAATTCtagaagggtagccatgttagtctgttgagcaaaataaagcagacatccAATGGCACATTAAATATttaactttcatgagtcagaccTCATTTCATGATatgctgtttgtgtgtgtgtgtgtgtgttatgtgctgtcaagtcgcctctgacctatggcaatcctatgaagaaaagacctccaaaatgtcctatcattaacaatcTTGATACACTCTTTACATTGAAATAAAGTTGTTTttagtcttttaaggtgccagtggtattctgttttattttgataaACTGATTGTGAAGAATGGTCATTTATCAGGGCAGCATATTTTAGTATTTAAGTAAATCCAAAGATCTAATTCGTTTTTGTTCACAAGAACATTTGAAATGctactcagagcgggaccacaagtgacgcctgacacaggttggacactagtcagcttcactcaagttttgatgggaaatgtaggcatcctggtctcgcagcttcgctctctgactgctgtccaatggacttttcaactgtcacttgtccaacattctgccaagctgcctacatttcccatcaaaacttgagggaagctggcaagtgtccaacctgtgtcaggcgtcacttgtggtcccgctctcagttacCTCTTCTCTGTTTTCCTTGTGGTACACTCACTAGATGGAGTTGTTTGTTTACATGTTAAGTAATAGATACCCTTCTCCGTACAAATATCCTTAAGATCCCTGGAAGTCTGAATAGTTTTGGCAAACATGGGTAACCACCCTATTTAATTGTTTGTATGAACATAGCAGTAGATCACTGTAACTAATTAGCTGAAGAtaatcatttgtgtgtgtgtttttttccttttttcccctttgtttcATTGAATTCATGTGTGACCTTTATTGCAGGTAGCAAAATCTCCTTGGTTGCCGGCCTCGTCTTTGGCATAATTGCAATCTATGGAGCATACTGTGTAACACATAACCCCAAAGATATAAAGATATCATTATGTAAGTATCTTGCTTTACTGAATGAAAATGAAATACAAGCTTCAAAAGCACttcacatgttttttaaaaatattgtaaacGAATAGCTGCATGTGACTTCTGGGGCGGGTCAGTCTTATGGAGCTTTAGTTCTGTGTTGTGATAAAACTGCAAAGTTTAGTACACAGCATTTTCTACAACAGCGGAAATTATTAACTTGGAACCAGTAGGCATCCTTAACTTTTATTCATATGTCATTTGAATGGTGCATCTTGGCTTAGAGGTCCTGATGCACATGTGGAGCAAATACTTGAAGGCTGTGTGAGGCTGCCTTTTTCTCTTTATTGTTAGGAGATGTCCCTCACGCATTTGACAGCACTGGATTGAATGGTGCAGCTTCTGCTTGTAAGGAGCTCCATGTCCTCATTAGAGCTCCATATTGCTTTAAATAATAAGCATCGTGTTTATATGCTGTTGCTGACCAAATGTTTTTCTCCAGTCACAGCTTTTATTCTGACCACTGTAATGGGAGTGAGGTTTAAGAGGACCAAGAAATTAATGCCAGCTGGAATCTTAGCAGGtctaaggtaaaaaaaaaacccaacaaccctACATTGTGCTGCAATCATACCATATTTAACAGGGAGAGCAGAGCGGGTTCTGTTAGAAACTTTGAAAAACTTTGTCAAAGAGGTGCTGATGGGCTATGAGTAAGAATCTCAGTTTTCTACAATCATAGCAGATTGCATAATTTTACGTTAGGTATAGGAGTTAGAGCCCTAACCTAGATGGCCCAGGCGATAACAATCTAGTAAGATCTTGaaactggttagtacttggatgggagacaagggttgctgtgcagaggcagccaTTGGCAAACCTGTTAGtcacctgccttgaaaacccaaacGGGTCACCCTAAATTGGCTGCAACATGATAATACTTTACACACCCACACGAGTTAGAATGCAGAACATTTTAATGTTCTTTCTAGTCCTTAAGATTAATGCCTGATGAAGCTCAAGGAGCGGAAGGGTCAGTGATCTTGGTCAGGTTTTACAGTAGAGAAGAACCCACACAAAGAGGGGATAGTCTCCTATATACAAACAAGAAGAGGGACCAAATATCCAAGGAGACTATATACAATATGCTTCAATGTCAGTCAAAACGCATAAGCACAATCAAGATATTCATTTATACATCACTAGTTTGCAAAATCGTGTGAAGCAATGTCCATCCTATATATGATAGTTCTTTATTGTCCACCAAATGTCTTTTTCTTGCAAGCAACAAACTGTCGTGGCCACATAGGTTCCAACCAACAGACAACAATACCCCTGGAGGGTAAGCTGTTCCTGGAcagttggcaacgggtgtgctAACGTTAATTACATCCCGTTTTGCTCCActttgcttcttcaccagcctctttAAAGTGCAATATAATCCTTCACAGTCAATCTCAATGCATTAATAACAATTTTCTCTAATCAGCTGAGTACTGTTGTCCTTTGGTAAGAGTAAGCAAATCATGCAAAATAACCCAGTATACACGTTCGTATAAGTCATTATGCAGATTGAATAATCCAACTTTACTTGTTAAAAATTCAGGTTATCTTGATACatgtctgttttgttttatttaatctgTCTGTgtactacatttttatcccaccctttcagggaaagctcaaagcagcacaaacattcttccattttccattttggCCTCAAAAACAACCCTTGTGATGTAGATTAGACTGagatagagctgctgtagcatagtggttaagcggttgggctgaaaatgagcactctgctggtttgaatcccactactgccatgagctcagcagatggccttgggtaagcctctcagctccagcttcccacctgaattgtgaggataatgataacactgattaTGTTCAGCACcctgagtaggcactaatctgaCTAGAAGAGCAGTACTGTTATtgactggtctaaggtcacccaaGAAGCTTCATGGTAGAATAAGGATTTAAATCTGAGTCTTCTAGATCCTAGGCTAATAACTGCTACATGGCATGAACTCTATAAAGGAGCACTCCGCCCTGGCTGTGAGCCTTAATAATCTTTTGAGCCTCAGCAAGCAGCATCTCGGTTAATTTCactcttttgttttttttccccttgaacaTAGCCTTCTGATGATTTTGAGACTTGTGCTTTTGCTGGTATGAGACCAAAGCAGGAAGAATCAGTATTCATATCATTCCACATGAACAAATTTTGTACTTCGCTTGTCTCTGCAGAAATATCCAGCACTTTCTTTTTGTTACTGATTAAACAGAAATGTTGTTACTCATGGATTTTGGGCTTCATTCTTCCAGCTATATTTCCTTAATGATATTTTGGTAACATCACTGTGCTTGTTAAGGACAAATGAGTAGCTTGTCCATTTAAACCAGGGGTGGGGAACGTCCAACCCGTGGGCCAAAGTCATTTGGACTGGCCTGCAGAGAGAGACGAGTGGCGGAGCTGCAGATGAATGGCGGTGCTGCGGGCAAACGCAGCTGGcagatcccccaatcccacccttccctcccactcccacttacccacttggcGGGGGGGCACTCCCGCACCACGAGAGCAGATGTCGTTGTTGGTGAAAGCAGGCCGCTTTCGTTGCCGCCACCTGCTGTTGCCAGCACTGCCCGCTGCCGCCGAGAGTGACCCGCGGTGCTGGCAAAAGCAGCCTGTGCTGCTGTGGCAAGAGCAAGCGGTGGCGGCGATGACCGCAGGGGGCGCTGGCACTggtgacagagctgctggcactgatgacagagctgctgccaccgcctccACAAGCAGGCCACAGTGGTGGCGGCATGGAGAAAGGGGGCACAAGCACCCTTTCTCCCATGCACATGACAtcgctcccagaagtgacgtcatcacgcacgctGTGGCCGTTCCCCGCGCGGGACAGAAAATAAACGGTCCTCGGCGGAAAAAGGTTCTCCACCCTTGATTTAAACATTAACTTTGGAGAGGGAGGAAAGTGAAGGAATGTTCAGTAATGCCTTTCTCCCAAACAAGTAAATGGCTTTTGAAACTCAGGTTACTTATGTCATAGGACATAAATGTATAGACATGGATTGAAATTTGCCAGACATGCTCAGGAATGGTACAGACTTCGTCTTTGCAATGAAGAATTGAGTATAAATGATATACTATTGTATTGCAAGTAAAAACAATGGATTTCTTTTCCACTTCTGAAAAGCTGTTAATTTCTACTCTTGTCCTGAAATAGCAAAAATAGCAAATATCAAAACTGTAATAAAGATTAATATTTTGAAGGCATGCAGTGTGTAGTTGTTAACATTTAGAAACTTCTTGTATAGATCTTTCTCATTTCCATCTTTTTTACTTCTGATGAGACCAGGGCAGCTTTTGTATGCTCCCTTTCCATATTGTTGTTACAACAACCTTGAAAGGTATGGTAGGCTGAGatggtgtgactgacccaaggtaccCAGAGAGCTTCATGACCAAGTTaagatttgaacctaggtttcccaAATTGTAGTCCAGCACGTTCATCATTACACAGCACTGGCTTCTAATTCTATGAGTGGAGGCACTGCTGTCACAAAGAAGCTGTATATAATGACTTCTCTCTGCCCTTCCGCAATAGTGTCATCACTAACTGTTCCACCCACAGGTTTGCAGACCAATCCCTAGTACTACAGCTTTTCAGCAGGGGCCCAAGTAAGGCTGCACTGACAAGTCTCTGCTGTTTGCACCAGAAGAATTCTGATTGCTAAAGAATCAAGCTGCTTTTAAAACTGAACAGCAACGAGTCTTTTCAATAATAACTACTATTGTCAGATTGCTTGTTGTATGCACAGCATACCCTCTCCATTATGCAGAATCCCTGTTTTGGATCATGGTCAAAGGGGAAAGAATCTTGAAGCGTTCATTCACAGCCACTTTAAACAACTAAGaaaaagagaatttttaaaagttaactcAGTTTTAAAGTCTGATCTCCAATATATTTGGAAGATacgttgaaatcagtgggcttagactggagtaactctgcttaggatttcactgttaatgtaggAACTATTTCTATATAAACATGTTTaggaatactttaaataaatagctATAAATCTAAGATGATTAAGTGAACTTTAAGCCCTTTGTTTTCAAACCAGTTTCACTCTacatatttcaatttattttgtttgtttgtttatcttgatacctgaagaagtgagctgtggctcacaaaagctcataccacaccactaatttttttagtcttacaggtgctactggactcttgctcttttccactgctacagacagactaatacagctgcccatcttgatctggtTCTTGCAAGGAATTTCAAACACCATAAAGTACTTAAATTTTTATCTAAGGCATACTTAATGAGAAATCAGTGGAACTTGCTCCTAAGAAATGCTGATCGCTGAACAGTAtaaatacagaaagaaagaaacagatggATTTGTTGAAATGCAGTCATCTTTGATAATTGAGTTATTACACAGTTACATAATGTATAGAGACAAGTCATAGATAAGGGAGAATTAACCATACAGTATTTAAAACTACTAATATGAATTTATATCAAGGATAAAAAATTTCAAGATAGTTCCCCTGCAATGAGTGGTCCAATACCCTGTAGTATATTGATCTATGAAAATTTTATCATTTAGATAAATCTAAACAAGGCTTTACTGGCTTCACAAGAGTTTTCATGTGTGTTACCTGTCCACACTGCTAACATTCtaatattttcaaaatagttcCAGAGACTACAAAAAGTATACATCGCATAAAAAATACCCTAGTAATTTGCCTTCAACCTCACGGTAGGTGTAGTCAGATGTTGAAAATCTTCTTGATCTTTGCAACAAACTCATCATCTGGAGGAGGTTTTCTCTGACTGCCAGGCTGCAAGAATTTCTTAATGGTGGGAATATTGCTTATTCTTGTTTTGAAGGCCTAGAGAGAGAAACGAGGAAAGCTTCAAAAAAAAATACTCTAGCATGATTGGCATGATGAAAGCTTCCAGGCATGCCCTGAAAAGCTGATAGCAACTCTGGTCATCGGAGCCTGAGGTTTTAAAGGCCAAAGGGATAATTTTACAGTGCTTCAAAAGGAtgtcaaaataattttaaattcataGACTTACTTCCAGTAATATACAGAAAAAGTTAAAACTTGAGAAATGTAACTACAGAGTCAATGCGGAATGGTATGCATCATGTATCATGGgattaggatttttaaaaaggatataaAAGCTTGAGGATATCAACAGTGGTAATAAAATCATGGGGAAAAGCTTCTCCGTTCATCCGGACTCATGAGATAGATAGGGCAGAGCCATGATTCTAAGAATGGTTGTTTTtctagtaaataaatattttgagtGGCTATAGACAGTAAATAAAAGTATTTCTACAGTGGATAACTAGTAAAAGGGGAAATTTACATCTGTATGATTCAATGGTTCTTAGTTCAAATGTGCAATTTGTACTCTTACTTGCTTCTCTACAAATATGGTCTTACAGAGCCATGCCCAGTACTAAAGTAGTTTCACAACTTTATGGAGAAAGATTTTGTAATGTATGTGACTGGGTTTTTGTTTAAACAAAGGTCAAtacctattttgaaaccaccaagcttatgaaccaTTCTGAAACAAATGCACTTATGAATTACTCTGAACCTGTTACACATATTTACATAAATAAACTCTGTTTCTAGTTGTGTAAAATGCCTGTTTCATCTAGAATacaggattctttttttttacttcacacACTCATGCACTGACCATTCTGTAATTCCACTATCTATAACTAAGGTGTCCTATACTGTAAGACAAACAGAGAAGAAACTAGGGCAAAAGCTTTTGGTGGCAGCGAAAATCTTAAGAGAACACTAAGGAAAAcagaggcagcaatatacaggtcacagaAAAGAGGCAAAACGTCACAACCAAAATCAACTGGGTCTTAAGTTGGGTTTATGAATTGCAGATCTGAATTTATACTCCTTTGCCGTATATTTCTattctattttcttttaaagatttCCAGTATGGTGAAACCAGAGATACTATATATTGCCTAGTCTCAGGTTACATGCaccataataataattttaaaaactccctaTCAGAGGCTTACAACCTATTCTAATTGCAGTAGATGCATTCTGTAAATTTAGAAAACAGACAACCCTGCTTGCACGTAAAGCTATTCAAAACAACATAGAATATCACATCTCACTCACCTGTAGCAGAGTGAATTTGGAAAGAACATCAGACTTCAACTCCTCTGTCATCAGAATGGCTTCAAGCAGATGCACATCTGCCCAGCTAAACTGGTTACCAACAAGGAAATTTTGTCCATGGTCTTTTAAAATCTATGAAGAATCAAATCAATGTTCAGGGTAAGTAGAAGATTATATTTACCAGAAATAATACAAGGCTCAGTTGTGGATAGCTGTGTTCCTTGGAAAACTAAGGCTATGGAATGTCAGCACTAAGAGGCATGGTCTGGCTCACTGTTGTCCACTTTCGGCACAACTAAACCTTACAGCATCCCCAGAGACAACTCAGAGAAGATGctgccattttagagctgaacgtgggccatttaaaaatgtcacAAGGGGTCCACAGCATGGAGGAATCAGGTGCTCTTGTCCCCTGCCATCACACTTTCATGTTCTGAAACAAGCTGTAGTGGGGCAAGTGAAAGGAGCATCTGGTCCCTACCATGACGTGGGcctcttgtggcatttttaaaccgCCCATATTCAGttctaaaatggcagcagtaTCTGCAGATCATCCCCAGGGATGCTGTAATGTCTAGTTGTGCCCTTTAGTATTAATTTTGCACAAATTAAGGTATACCCATGCATGACACAGAAATGTCCTACTACATTTTAGATGTAGCCTGTGGGTTGACTACGCTCCGAAACATTCGCTTGTTTAAATGCTTCCTGATGATTTTGGTCCTGCAGGGCAATGAAGCCCACCACCTTTCAAAGCTGGTTCCAAGACTTAATGGCAGCTACTCACTTGGAGATAATAGGAGTCCCATATTTATGCTCCATTGTTTACTTCTGCCTTGCTGTCATGTACCTTTTCATAAACTGGGAAGTATCGGGTTGTGGCCCTTTCAACGATTAGGGcaatttgctttgcttttccttCAGGAGTCTGGAGCATGAGAGGTAACCCCATCAACCCCATCAGATCCATTGTTCCTTCCACATACATGTCAATCCTGAAAGAAACAACATGGTTTGTGCATCATCGTTTGTGCATCAAATGGTTCCAATGGCAGAAATAAAAGGCTACATTCAAACAGCCTTTCTGCTGGTTAAAAAGGAAAGCAGTGTACACTATGATCACCAAAAAA is a genomic window of Eublepharis macularius isolate TG4126 chromosome 1, MPM_Emac_v1.0, whole genome shotgun sequence containing:
- the TMEM14A gene encoding transmembrane protein 14A; translated protein: MSVDWIGVAYGAVVGLGGAIGYIRKGSKISLVAGLVFGIIAIYGAYCVTHNPKDIKISLFTAFILTTVMGVRFKRTKKLMPAGILAGLSLLMILRLVLLLV
- the LOC129331095 gene encoding glutathione S-transferase-like, with translation MAGKPKLYYVNGRGKMESIRWLLAAAGVEFEEEFIETKEDLEKLRSDGVLLFQQVPMVEIDGMKMVQTRAILSYIAAKHNLYGKDLNERTLIDMYVEGTMDLMGLMGLPLMLQTPEGKAKQIALIVERATTRYFPVYEKILKDHGQNFLVGNQFSWADVHLLEAILMTEELKSDVLSKFTLLQAFKTRISNIPTIKKFLQPGSQRKPPPDDEFVAKIKKIFNI